In bacterium, one DNA window encodes the following:
- the argC gene encoding N-acetyl-gamma-glutamyl-phosphate reductase, translated as MKKNKEKIRIGIIGAASISSGVLLKLLANHKYATITLLVSETKGGEKISDIHKFLEGIFELKSSEYNADKVIEKCDVIFLSKPHGEFLTETSDLVKKAQKTKSNIKFIDLSANFRLKDVDLYKWYGFEQNNKQLLNKAVYGLPEIYSQKIKDAFFIANPGCYPTCTILSVAPLFINKLIEKKEIIIIEAICGVSGAGRKPNDRNLAIEVEGNIKPYKIGIHPHIPEIEQELGDLIQDKVKVLFAPHVASFKYGMLTTTYIKLHKRMTFESLVEKYQEFYKDKPFIRICKQGEYPEIQNVEGTNFCDIGIQVDERTSTYIVMGCIDNIIKGAAGQAVQNMNIMFGLDETEGLPFSNALKKTVMVN; from the coding sequence ATGAAAAAAAACAAAGAGAAAATCAGGATTGGAATAATAGGTGCCGCCAGTATATCCTCTGGTGTATTATTAAAGTTATTAGCTAACCATAAGTATGCAACTATAACTTTATTAGTCTCAGAAACCAAAGGAGGAGAAAAAATAAGTGATATTCATAAATTTTTAGAAGGTATTTTCGAGCTAAAAAGTAGTGAATACAATGCGGATAAAGTAATAGAAAAGTGCGATGTGATATTTCTTTCAAAACCTCACGGTGAATTTTTAACAGAAACATCAGATTTAGTTAAAAAAGCACAAAAGACAAAATCAAATATTAAATTTATTGATTTAAGTGCAAATTTTAGATTGAAAGATGTTGATTTATATAAGTGGTATGGTTTTGAGCAAAATAACAAACAACTTCTTAATAAAGCAGTCTATGGATTACCCGAGATATACTCTCAAAAGATAAAAGATGCATTTTTTATAGCAAATCCAGGCTGTTATCCAACCTGCACTATTCTTTCAGTAGCCCCTTTATTTATTAATAAACTCATAGAGAAAAAGGAAATAATTATTATTGAGGCAATATGCGGTGTTTCTGGTGCCGGGAGAAAGCCAAATGACCGTAATTTAGCTATCGAAGTCGAAGGAAATATTAAACCATATAAAATAGGTATCCATCCTCATATTCCAGAGATAGAGCAAGAATTAGGAGATTTAATCCAGGATAAAGTTAAAGTTCTTTTTGCTCCACATGTAGCCAGTTTTAAATATGGAATGCTTACAACAACTTATATTAAACTACACAAAAGGATGACATTTGAATCTCTCGTTGAAAAATATCAAGAATTTTATAAAGATAAACCATTTATTAGAATTTGCAAGCAAGGAGAATATCCAGAAATCCAGAATGTGGAAGGGACTAATTTTTGTGATATTGGTATTCAAGTTGATGAAAGAACAAGTACTTATATAGTAATGGGGTGTATAGATAACATCATTAAGGGGGCGGCTGGACAGGCTGTTCAAAATATGAATATTATGTTTGGGCTGGACGAGACAGAGGGTCTGCCTTTTTCAAATGCCCTGAAGAAAACCGTAATGGTAAATTAG